GCATTGGGCAATGTTGGATATGGAGCTTGGTCCTGACCTGGCGCTGCATTCGTCACAGACTGATACAATGGAGGCTGGACCACAACCTCTTTAGGtggctccagagtctgagctGGGGTCTCCTGCGTGGCTGCAGAAGGTTCATCCCCCTTAGCGGGTTCTGCACTTATGGTCAGTTCCAGGTCTGAAGGTTGAACTGTGACTTCCGTCAGGTATGGACGCTGAGCCTGAAGCTGCTCTGGATGTGGAAGTGTCGCCTCGAGGTATGTTGGAGGAGCTGTCGTCTGCTGCAGGGCTGTGGGATGGTCAGCCTCCATAGCAGGTTCTGGAGGTTTAACTGCGACACTCGGCGGAGCCTGGTCCTGTCCAAGCGTCGGAACCGTCATCCCAGGATGCACTGGACTTTGTGCCTCCACCTCCTTAGGTGGCTCTGGAGGCTGAGGCGGGGCCCCCTGCTGGACTGAAGAAGGGTCCGTCTCTTTGAGGGGTTCCAAAAGCTCCTGTTGGATCGAGGAAGCCTCTGTATGCCCAGGGGACTGCAGAAGTTCGGGGAGGGGCCCTTGAGAGGCTAAAAATGGTTCCACCTTCTCGGGAGGCTCTGACGGCTGAGCCTGAAGCTCCTGCTGTGTGGCAGAAGGTTCTCCCTCCTTCAGGGGCTGTGGAGATGCAGCTGGGGCCCCAAGGGGAACGGGAGACTGAGCTGGGGCCTCCTCCTGGACTAAAGAAAGCTCCATTCCCCCAGGGGGATCTAGAGTCTGAGCAGGGCCCTCCTGCTGCACTGGAGAGGTTTCCACCTCCTTAGTGGGCTCTAGAGTTAAGACAAGCGCCAGATCCAAAGGTTTCCCTGTGGCACTAGACAACCCTGGACGTTGCACTTCACCGGGACCTGGAGGTGAGAATGTCGCCTTTTCATTTACTGAAGGCTGAGCTTCGACCTCTGCAGAGGCCTCTGGAGGCTGAGCTGGGTGCTCCTGATGGCTGGGAGGAGGTTCGGTTTCCGCAGGAACCTCTTCAGGCCGAGCTGGGGCTGAATGCTGACCTGAAAACTCCTGCTGGCCTGACAACAGTTGCAACTGCTCCGGGGACACCGCAGACTGCACCGAGGTTTCTGGTGGCAGTGGAAAAGCTTCAACCTCATTACTGGATGCTGGACTTAAGGTGAGCACAAGATCCACAGGTTTAACAGTGACACTGCTGGGCCGCTGCGGAAGCTGAGCTTGATCCTGACTTAGCGGAGAAACTGTTGTCATGTGATGCTCTGGAGCGACAGCTACATACTCATTAGAGATCTCTGGATGCTGAGCTGGGGAGGATTCAACCTTACCAGGAGCCTCTGGATGCTGACCCGGGGCCTCCTCATGAACGGTAGCAGCTTCTGGAGATTGATCCGGAGCCTCTTGTTGAACTGGCAAAGGTTCAACTtcctcaggtggctgtggaggcagcGTGGGAGCCTCATGCTGGGTTGTAGAAAATCCCACACTGGTGTGGGACACCGACGGCTGAGTGGAAGGCTTGGGCGGATTTGGAGACGGTCCCACCTCTGGGCTGGCTTCTGTGCTTATGGTAAGCCCCACATCCACAGGCTTGACAGTGACATTGGCTACATTTGACTGCTGAGCATGATGGTGACTTGGAGGTGAAACTGTCACTTCATGATGCTCTGGAGGTTGAGCTGGCTGTTCCTGTTGAGCTGGCAAAGGCTCCGCCTCCCCAGAAGGCGGCTCTGGAGGCTGAGCTGGTTGCTCCTGCAGGGTTGCAGAAGGTTCTACCTCTCCTGCAGACAGAGCTGGGGTCCCTTCCTGGGTTGGAGAAGTTTCAGCTTCTTCCAAAGACTCTGAGAGCTGCACTGGGGTCTCCAGCTGGGTTGGAAACGGTTCATCTTCCCCAAGAGGCTCTGAAGGCTGAGCTGGTGGCTCCTGCTCACTCAAAGGCTCGGCCTCCCCAGGAGGCTCTGGAGGCTTCTCTGAGGTCTCCTGCTGGGTTGGAGAAGATTCCATCTCCTCAGGGTGCTCAACAGGCTGAGGAAGGGCCTCCTGCTGGGCTGTAGTTGACTCAGCTTCCTTAGTAGGCTCTGGAGTAATGGTAAGTCCCAAATCCAGAGGCTGAGGTGTCGCATTGGGCAAGTGCAAATGAATGGGATGTGGCCGATGACGCGGAGCTTCTTAGCTCATCGCTCTCTGGCCTCTGAAGTACATCCTGGGTAGGGAACCCTGGGGCATGAGCTGGGGACCCTAGCTGGACTGAGGAAGGTTCTACCTCCTCAGGGCGCTCTGGAGGCTGAGCTTGGGTCTCCTGCTGGAGTGAAGAGTCAACCTCTTCGGGGCGCTCTGGAGGCTGAGGTGGGACCTCCTCCAGGACTGGAGGAGTTTCAGACTCCTCAGGGCTCTCTGGAGCCTGCAATAAGGCATCCTGCTGGACTGGAGCAGGTTCAACCTTTTTAGGGACCTCTGGCGTTATGGTAAGGGCCAGATCCAGAGGTGTCACAGTGACACTGTGCCAGCCTGACTGCTGAGCTTCATTTACCCTATGATGTGCTGATGGCTGCCCTCCAGCCTCCTTAAGTGTCTCCGAAGCTTGGGCTAGGAGGGCCTCCTGAAGGCTTGAAGTTTCCATTTCCTCAGGGGCCTCTGGAGGCTGAAACAGAGCCTCCTGCTCAAGTGGAGGTGATTCTACCTCTTCTGTGGCTGTCGGATGCTGAGCAGGGGCCTCTTCCTGGGGTGAGGATTCCACCTCCTCAGGGGGCTCAGTAGGTAGATCTGGGTCCTCTACAAAATCTTCAGGTAGATTAGGATAAAAGACACTCACACCGGGATCGAATGATTATCCTGCCACTGTTCCAGTTGCTGAGTTCTTCAGACTGGCCCCTAGTTCCAACACTAAGTTTGCAAGCTTGTCGGTGCTGAAACAGATCTTTCTTCTAGTTTGGGGGTGAAACAACAAATTTGGTTGGTTTTGACCTCTTGCTACCTAGAGGTGGGACAAGTAGTTCAAATAATTGGTGATCTTCAGCCTGATCTGGACCTATCTTCTCAACCTTCCTTTGGAGTACAGGCAGAACTAAGCCCTGACTCTGATCCCAACTAGCACCAGAGGCACCTCTGGGAAATTCTGATGCTGCCTTAGCCTGTCATTCAGATGCTGCTGGTCAACAGAAAAAGTGATCTGGCCTTGCAGGCAACTTCACCAACTGAATCCAAGTCTGGGTCTGGAACGAAAGTCTCCGTTACTCCTGACTGGCGGGGCGACAtctgggctggagaggagggcCGTCAAGTAAGCAAAGCCCCCCGGCTCTGCCGAGGGTGCAAGCACATGGGGCGAGCCAGTGAGCTGTTCAGAGGTCAGCCCTGGGGGGTCGGAGGTCAGGGGGACATGGTCCTGGGCCCAGTCCGACGCCTGAGCTACCTGGACCAGAAGCCACAACGGTGGCCACGAAAGGAGGAGCAGTGGGGACCAAAGGTAAAGGCGAGACATGACGGAACGTTCCCTGAGCTGGAGCTGAACCCATTATGGCAGTGGAATGAAGCGCACGCGCACCTTAGCAACGGCGTGCCCCTCCCCCGCCGCATGTCACAATGACTAGCCACGCCCCTCAAGTCCCGCCCCCCTTTATTGGGTTCTGGCGGGGACCCTGTCTGCGCCTCCCCAGGGAGCCTTTTTCCCAGCGTCACCGGGACCCTCCCCCTTGCAAAGGCAGCAGTTGCCTCCCGCCCAGCCCTCTCTCCCCAACCCCTTGCCCCTCCCAGCCGCCTGGGAAAACGTCCCCATCCACCAGTCTCAAGCCAGCCATTAACCTAGGAAGACATCACAGTGCCGCTTTTCAGAGGTCTACTGCGTGTGCACACATGAAGGCACTTCAGGTGTAAGTCAGCATGTGAAATAATTTTCTGGAAATGCTGTAACGACGCGCCCAGTTTACTTCCTtcatagccctttttttttttttttttgtcttttgtctgttgttgttattgttgctatttcttgggccgctcccgtggcatatggaggttcccaggttaggggttgaatcggagctgtagccaccggcctacgccagagccacagcaacacgggatctgagccgcgtctgcaacctacaccacagctcacggccacgccggatcgttaacccactgagcaagggcagggaccgaacccgcaacctcatggttcctagtcggattcgttaaccactgcgccacgatgggaactcctcatagccCTTTTAATAGTCTCTTTAATTTGGGTCCTTTGAATTGTCTGGTACAACTTCCAACATCTAAACCCCAAAAGAGGAGTTTCATTGTATTCCCAGTGTCTAGCACAggatggtatttttgttttgttttgttttgttttgcgttttagggctgcacctggaagtTGCCTATggcagggaggttcccaggccaggggtctaatcagaactgtagctgccggcctgcaccacagccacagccatgccagatcccagccgtgcctgcaacctacaccacagctcgtggcaacgccagaaccttaaccggctgagcgaggccagggatggaacccacatcctcagggatgctagtcgggtttgttaccgctgagccacagcaggaactctacacACATAACGGTTTTAAAATGGAATTGATTCTAAGATTGGCCTCATTTAGGAATGGATCTGTTATTATAATCAGGTTTTTCGATCTTTAGCATCAGTACTGAATCCTTTCCTCTCccattttacatttcttaaaGCCCAAACCGGATATGTTTGAAGTTCCTTAACTGATTTGATTTAGACTGAGTTAATTATTTTGCACaggaaaaactttcaaaatgttacatttttcaGAACATAgccaccttttctttctctgctttctttgctTCAGAACAAACTTTGCAACATTGGGGTGAGTTAAATAATCAGAAACCTAGTTGCACATTAAGTTCTCAAGGAAATGAAACACACTCTtgctcctttaaaaaagaaaaatcccgggagttcctgttgtggctcagtggtaatgaacccaactaggatccatgaggattcggttttaatccttggccttgctcagtgggttaaggatctggtgttgtcatgacctggggtgtaggtcacagatgtggctgtggtgtaggctggcagctgtcgattgaacccttagcctgggaacttccatatgctgccggtgtggccctaaaaagcaaaaaaaagaaaaattctatatgtaatatattaatattttcttttagaaattactTTGTCAATTTAATCTCTAACCTAGAGCATCCATATAATTGGCTTACAGAAGGTTCTTCAGCAAAATATTTCACACACGATACATATAAGTTACTACGATCTGGGTAGTACACCTTATTTGAAAGGCATTAATGGTTTTCCAACACTGGAGCATAATCACACTCAAAGCCATAGTTCCTTTGTTCCCAAATCCCTGGGATTCTGTTTGGGGGAGTTCTAAAAGGCCTGTGTCTTCTCCTAAACCCACGACTGTAGACGTACACTGAAGGCCCTCAGTCCTGCTCTCCAAATTTCAAAGAAGGGGTCAGAGCCCTTGCCAAGCACCTAGAAGGTGGGTACCCCTGTTAACCCCATAGTACACATAagggaggttaagtgacttggaGGCCCGAGACCACACAACTCATAAGGGGTAGAACCTGGGTTCTCACCCGGCTCTTTCTGATTCTAGTTGGAGAAGGAGGTAGTTCAGTGGCAGAGCATGTGAGCTTTGAATCCAGGCATGCTTAAATCTGAATCTCAGCTCTACTGCATAGTGTTTGCTAGGCTTTCCCTAAAACAGTGCAGGGTCCAGGGCAACAAAAGTGGCTAAGACAATTGCTACAGGGTCATGATTTTTCATAGGCCCCTGGGGATGGCATTGAAGATGGAAACTTGTGAATTGAATCTGATCCATCCTCAGAAAAGAGGAGTCACAACGCCCTCTGGCCCCTTGGCCTCAGGCAGAGGGGGCCAGAGTGTGTGACTTCAGGGAAGTTCCAGAAATTCACTGAGCCTCAGCTCCTCATCTGTACACTGGGGAAAACATCAGATGAAATAAGATAATATCATTAGGACAGTTTCTGGTCTGGAAGTTCCAGCTAATTCTCATCTTTCCTCCTAATTCTCATCAGTTCCTGCTTTCACTGCTCCTCTGAACACTGGAGTGAGATCTGTTCTTGTTTGGACACAGATGCAGCCTTGCTTGTATCTGATTGAAATCATCAAACTAGTATTAATGCAATTATCTCTCTCAACACTGGGATAGCTAGTATTtcctggattctttttcttttttttctttcttttttttttttttttggcctccctgtgtggcatatggagttcccaggccagggatcagatccaggccacagttgtgatctacaatgcagatgcagcaacaccagatccttaacccactgtgctgggaatCAAACTtggtcccagtgctccagagacaccactgatcccgttgtgctacagcaggaactcctctcctggatTCTGTTGTAGGATGCTGGCTCTTcccactctctttttaaaaatggatttaggagttcccactgtggtgcagtggattaagaatcctattgcagcagctcaggttgctacagaggcacaggttcagcccctggcctgacacagtgggttacaggatcctgtgttgtcacaactgtggtatgtcataggtgtggcttggagtcaatccctggcctagaaactt
The Phacochoerus africanus isolate WHEZ1 chromosome 14, ROS_Pafr_v1, whole genome shotgun sequence DNA segment above includes these coding regions:
- the LOC125113825 gene encoding leucine-rich repeat-containing protein 37A-like, which translates into the protein MSRLYLWSPLLLLSWPPLWLLVQVAQASDWAQDHVPLTSDPPGLTSEQLTGSPHVLAPSAEPGGFAYLTALLSSPDVAPPVRTPRHRPHPIHLHLPNATPQPLDLGLTITPEPTKEAESTTAQQEALPQPVEHPEEMESSPTQQETSEKPPEPPGEAEPLSEQEPPAQPSEPLGEDEPFPTQLETPVQLSESLEEAETSPTQEGTPALSAGEVEPSATLQEQPAQPPEPPSGEAEPLPAQQEQPAQPPEHHEVTVSPPSHHHAQQSNVANVTVKPVDVGLTISTEASPEVGPSPNPPKPSTQPSVSHTSVGFSTTQHEAPTLPPQPPEEVEPLPVQQEAPDQSPEAATVHEEAPGQHPEAPETSVQSAVSPEQLQLLSGQQEFSAASPQPLKEGEPSATQQELQAQPSEPPEKRLPRSNRSFWNPSKRRTLLQSSRGPRLSLQSHLRRWRHKVQCILG